A stretch of DNA from bacterium:
ATGCGCGAGCAGCTGCGCGACGGACGCCTTGACGATCGCACCGTGGAGCTCGACGTACAGGCGCCCGCGATGCCCTCGTTCGAGGTGATCGCCGGGACGTCGGTCGAAGAAATCGGCGTCAACTTGAAGGACATGATGGGCAACATGTTCCAGGGCCGGACGAAGTCTCGTCGCCTGAAGGTGCCCGAGGCGATGCAGCATCTCATTGTCGAGGAACAGAGCAAGCTCGTGGATATGGAATCGGTGGGCCGCGCCGCGGTGCAGCGCGTCGAGCATGCCGGCATCATCTTCATCGATGAAATTGACAAGATTGCCAGCCGCGATGGTCTGGCCGGCGGCGGCCACGGCGGCCCGGATGTCAGCCGCGAAGGGGTGCAGCGCGACATCCTGCCGATCGTCGAAGGGACCACGGTGAATACGAAGCATGGGATGGTGAAGACCGACCACATCCTCTTCATCGCGGCGGGCGCCTTTCATGTCTCGAAGCCGTCGGACCTGATCCCGGAGCTTCAGGGGCGTTTTCCCATCCGCGTGGAGCTTCAGTCGCTCACCAAGGAGGACTTTTTGAGGATTCTGATCGAACCGCAGAACTCCCTGACGCGTCAGTACGTGGAGCTTCTCAAGACCGAGGGCGTGAGCGTGGAGTTCTTGAACGAAGCCCTCGAAGAGATCGCGGGCTTCGCCGCCGCGGTGAACGAGCGCATGGAGAACATCGGGGCCCGGCGCCTGCATACGATCATGGAAAAGGTGCTCGAGGAGGTCTCCTTCCACGCCCCGGACATGGGGGGGCAAGAGGTCAGGATCGACGCCAAGTACGTCCAGGAAAAGCTCGCCGACATCGTAAAAGATGTGGACCTAAGCCGTTACATTCTGTAAGGAATTCCAAAATCTATGCAGGAATTGATCGAGAAGGCCTCCGTCCTGATGGAGGCCCTTCCCTATATCCGGAAATTCAGCGGAAAGACGATCGTCGTCAAGTACGGCGGTCACGCCATGACGGACGCGAAGCTCAAGGACAGCTTCGCCAAGGACATCGTGCTCATGGACTACATCGGCTTGAATCCCGTCATCGTGCACGGCGGCGGGCCTCAGATCGACGAGGTCCTGGACAAGATGCACATCGAGTCCAA
This window harbors:
- the hslU gene encoding ATP-dependent protease ATPase subunit HslU produces the protein MREQLRDGRLDDRTVELDVQAPAMPSFEVIAGTSVEEIGVNLKDMMGNMFQGRTKSRRLKVPEAMQHLIVEEQSKLVDMESVGRAAVQRVEHAGIIFIDEIDKIASRDGLAGGGHGGPDVSREGVQRDILPIVEGTTVNTKHGMVKTDHILFIAAGAFHVSKPSDLIPELQGRFPIRVELQSLTKEDFLRILIEPQNSLTRQYVELLKTEGVSVEFLNEALEEIAGFAAAVNERMENIGARRLHTIMEKVLEEVSFHAPDMGGQEVRIDAKYVQEKLADIVKDVDLSRYIL